A window of the Lactuca sativa cultivar Salinas chromosome 7, Lsat_Salinas_v11, whole genome shotgun sequence genome harbors these coding sequences:
- the LOC111895625 gene encoding uncharacterized protein LOC111895625 yields MLHRFIEASEKRYDETNAVIREHQNLMRDQQALLMNHQASIENIEAQLGQLTTLVNEKLSPKITEKKPQPHVMVIETKEDTIFEFLEALEVDLHQSGPKPKKSKIEEKNIAEISNPRRGDSISTTWGGSEHKFFSDVQTYSPPLPFPSQSKSPTGTGTLEVYEASEVPEYAKFLQDLLDTRLQIKKTFKVDLSEQSSKVIMEGIPRKMRDPGRLTLPCKFGNNMKTYALADSGASINLMPYSFYQKLDLPDLKATRMTIHMANHMKEDKNVPIILGRPLLNIARALVDIRKSKLTLRVGDEQMTFGVADGFKNKHSQDEVFNIDEENEFEELEKLMEEEIQSIKKETPSCLVSKESYKDFASSGEEEDTQVLEPPVAVNGKVATMELKSEEKEEKKHELIVKNKGVKRKLEEGDAKVK; encoded by the exons ATGCTACACAGATTCATAGAGGCTTCAGAGAAAAGATACGATGAGACAAATGCGGTGATAAGGGAACATCAAAATTTAATGCGGGACCAGCAAGCTTTGCTAATGAATCACCAAGCATCAATCGAAAATATCGAAGCCCAACTAGGTCAACTAACCACTTTAGTAAATGAAAAATTATCTCCAAAGATTACCGAGAAAAAGCCTCAACCACATGTTATGGTTATCGAAACTAAAGAGGATACCATCTTTGAGTTCCTTGAAGCACTTGAAGTCGATTTACATCAGTCCGGACCAAAGCCAAAGAAGTCAAAAATAGAAGAAAAGAATATTGCTGAAATTTCGAATCCACGACGTGGGGATTCAATCTCCACGACGTGGGGTGGGTCTGAACATAAATTTTTTAGTGATGTTCAAACTTATAGTCCTCCTTTACCATTTCCATCTCAATCTAAATCACCCACTGGAACAGGAACACTTGAAGTTTATGAAGCAAGTGAAG TTCCTGAATATGCGAAGTTTTTACAAGATTTATTAGACACTCGCCTACAAATAAAGAAGACCTTCAAGGTTGACCTTAGTGAGCAAAGCTCTAAGGTCATTATGGAAGGGATACCAAGGAAGATGAGAGATCCTGGACGCCTTACACTTCCATGTAAATTTGGAAATAATATGAAGActtatgctttagccgattctggagCAAGCATAAATTTGATGCCTTATTCGTTCTATCAGAAGCTAGATCTTCCAGATTTGAAGGCCACTAGAATGACGATTCACATGGCTAATC atatgaaagaagataaaAATGTCCCAATAATCCTTGGACGACCTTTACTCAATATTGCTCGAGCTTTGGTGGATATACGCAAGTCTAAACTTACATTGCGAGTTGGAGATGAACAAATGACATTTGGAGTGGCAGATGGATTCAAGAATAAACATTCTCAAGATGAAGTGTTCAACATTGATGAAGAAAATGAGTTTGAGGAATTGGAGAAATTAATGGAAGAGGAGATTCAATCCATTAAAAAA GAAACTCCAAGTTGTTTAGTTAGCAAGGAAAGTTACAAAGATTTTGCGTCAAGTGGTGAGGAAGAAGATACCCAAGTCTTGGAACCACCAGTTGCTGTCAATGGCAAGGTTGCCACTATGGAACTAAAAagtgaagaaaaagaagagaagaaacaTGAGCTTATTGTGAAAAATAAGGGAGTGAAAAGAAAGCTTGAGGAGGGTGATGCGAAGGTTAAATAA